From Elaeis guineensis isolate ETL-2024a chromosome 16, EG11, whole genome shotgun sequence, a single genomic window includes:
- the LOC140854391 gene encoding lysine-specific demethylase JMJ13-like isoform X1 produces MMTRSGGDALRTSASCWTGMQRNADEFSHSGGPVKDAFVKHKVEKFDMSNFDWIDKIPECPVFCPTKEEFEDPLIYLQQIAPTASKFGICKIISPLNASVPAGVVLMKEKAGFRFTTRVQPLRLAEWDTNDKITFFMSGRNYTFREFEKMANKLFSRRYSSAGGLPAKYLEEEFWHEIANGKTESVEYACDIDGSAFSSSPGDQLGKSKWNLKVFSSFLSSKQSYIPSGTIRFLVQIMQS; encoded by the exons ATGATGACTAGAAGTGGTGGGGATGCTTTGAGAACATCTGCATCATGTTGGACAGGAATGCAAAGAAATGCTGATGAATTTTCTCACTCAGGTGGTCCTGTGAAGGATGCTTTTGTGAAGCATAAGGTGGAAAAATTTGACATGTCAAATTTTGACTGGATTGATAAGATTCCAGAATGTCCTGTGTTCTGTCCTACAAAGGAGGAGTTTGAGGATCCCTTAATTTATCTCCAACAGATTGCTCCTACGGCATCTAAATTTG GCATATGTAAGATCATTTCCCCATTAAATGCTTCTGTGCCTGCTGGTGTTGTGTTGATGAAGGAGAAAGCTGGATTTAGGTTCACTACTAGAGTACAACCTCTGCGCCTGGCTGAGTGGGATACAAATGACAAAATCACCTTTTTCATGAGTGGAAG AAATTATACATTTCGGGAGTTTGAGAAGATGGCAAACAAGTTATTTTCTCGACGTTATTCTAGTGCTGGAGGCCTACCAGCTAAGTACTTGGAAGAGGAGTTTTGGCATGAAATTGCTAATGGCAAGACAGAGTCAGTGGAGTATGCATGCGATATAGATGGGAGCGCCTTCTCGTCTTCTCCTGGTGATCAACTTGGAAAAAGCAAGTGGAACTTGAAGGTGTtctcatctttcctttcttctaaACAGTCTTACATTCCATCAGGAACAATTCGGTTTCTTGTTCAAATAATGCAGAGCTGA
- the LOC140854391 gene encoding lysine-specific demethylase JMJ13-like isoform X2, which translates to MMTRSGGPVKDAFVKHKVEKFDMSNFDWIDKIPECPVFCPTKEEFEDPLIYLQQIAPTASKFGICKIISPLNASVPAGVVLMKEKAGFRFTTRVQPLRLAEWDTNDKITFFMSGRNYTFREFEKMANKLFSRRYSSAGGLPAKYLEEEFWHEIANGKTESVEYACDIDGSAFSSSPGDQLGKSKWNLKVFSSFLSSKQSYIPSGTIRFLVQIMQS; encoded by the exons ATGATGACTAGAAGTG GTGGTCCTGTGAAGGATGCTTTTGTGAAGCATAAGGTGGAAAAATTTGACATGTCAAATTTTGACTGGATTGATAAGATTCCAGAATGTCCTGTGTTCTGTCCTACAAAGGAGGAGTTTGAGGATCCCTTAATTTATCTCCAACAGATTGCTCCTACGGCATCTAAATTTG GCATATGTAAGATCATTTCCCCATTAAATGCTTCTGTGCCTGCTGGTGTTGTGTTGATGAAGGAGAAAGCTGGATTTAGGTTCACTACTAGAGTACAACCTCTGCGCCTGGCTGAGTGGGATACAAATGACAAAATCACCTTTTTCATGAGTGGAAG AAATTATACATTTCGGGAGTTTGAGAAGATGGCAAACAAGTTATTTTCTCGACGTTATTCTAGTGCTGGAGGCCTACCAGCTAAGTACTTGGAAGAGGAGTTTTGGCATGAAATTGCTAATGGCAAGACAGAGTCAGTGGAGTATGCATGCGATATAGATGGGAGCGCCTTCTCGTCTTCTCCTGGTGATCAACTTGGAAAAAGCAAGTGGAACTTGAAGGTGTtctcatctttcctttcttctaaACAGTCTTACATTCCATCAGGAACAATTCGGTTTCTTGTTCAAATAATGCAGAGCTGA
- the LOC105033432 gene encoding uncharacterized protein At3g06530-like, which translates to MEQVVLHSQLVTVRCKQVSITSDIIKAFKDCANRVLKTITRWMLPSAYFKGITQLLGHAKRKTLGPPSETVKGHSLVQKNPKEMKKMKQKFIAFPLHIDESSAPSFNELCLKIVELIDNTMDGPDSPVKLDTVSSIEIMAKEFPSDHLIYATCLNVIVKHIGSDNLTLSSRCIRTTGALISVLGSKALSQLPLVLKHMIARAHEISNCPIQNSKYNQADVSQEVTSHKVSLLLSILVTSEAVVEKLGGSLNPYLADILDLLVLHPEYASELDMKMKLKAATVRKLLSEKIPARLMLTPLLQIFSSSLIRGESSLCLVFEMLSSMIGAMDRSPIVTYHAKLFEQCLMALDLRRQHPQSVRSINMVEQSVIHAMIVLTMKLIETMFRPLFLHSLEWAESEFEGSYLTKSRGVERTISFYMLVSKLTEQHRTLFVPYFKYLLEGCIRYLTEDQDAGLPTSTQKRKKAKVGDTHNRGKDKSSVSKAMAFESTDSKFLISLLPL; encoded by the exons ATGGAGCAGGTTGTTTTGCACTCGCAACTTGTCACTGTGAGATGCAAACAAGTCAGCATCACTTCAGATATCATAAAAGCATTTAAAGATTGTGCCAATAGAGTGCTAAAAACTATTACAAGGTGGATGTTACCCTCTGCATACTTTAAAGGAATAACTCAGTTACTGGGGCATGCAAAAAGGAAG ACGCTTGGACCACCATCTGAAACTGTTAAGGGCCATAGTTTGGTTCAGAAGAATCCCAAGGAGATGAAAAAAATGAAGCAGAAGTTTATAGCATTTCCACTTCACATAGATGAAAGCTCTGCTCCATCGTTCAATGAGTTGTGTTTAAAAATAGTTGAGTTGATTGATAACACGATGGATGGTCCAGACAGTCCTGTGAAGCTTGATACAGTTTCCTCCATTGAAATAATGGCCAAAGAGTTCCCATCTGATCATTTAATATATGCCACATGCCTTAATGTTATCGTGAAGCACATTGGCTCTGATAATTTGACCCTTTCTTCTCGGTGCATTCGAACCACAGGTGCTTTGATCAGCGTGCTTGGCTCCAAAGCACTGTCTCAGCTTCCCCTTGTTTTGAAGCATATGATAGCCAGAGCTCATGAAATCTCCAATTGCCCCATTCAAAATTCCAAATATAACCAAGCTGATGTATCTCAGGAAGTTACAAGCCACAAAGTGTCTCTCTTGCTGTCCATACTTGTGACTTCGGAGGCAGTTGTAGAAAAGCTTGGTGGATCTCTGAACCCATATCTTGCAGATATCTTGGATCTTTTAGTACTTCATCCTGAATATGCTTCAGAATTAGATATGAAAATGAAACTGAAAGCTGCTACGGTCCGAAAGCTTTTGTCAGAGAAAATTCCA GCTCGCCTTATGCTCACACCTCTGCTGCAAATATTCTCCAGTTCTCTCATACGTGGAGAATCGAGCCTATGTTTGGTTTTTGAAATGTTATCTAGCATGATTGGTGCTATGGATAGGTCACCTATAGTAACTTATCATGCAAAGCTATTTGAACAGTGCTTGATGGCACTCGATCTTCGCCGCCAACACCCACAGTCAGTGAGGAGCATAAATATGGTAGAACAAAGTGTCATCCATGCCATGATCGTTCTGACAATGAAACTTATTGAGACCATGTTCAGGCCTCTTTTCCTTCACAGTCTTGAATGGGCAGAGTCTGAATTTGAAGGGAGCTATCTTACAAAAAGCAGAGGTGTGGAGCGAACCATTTCCTTCTATATGTTGGTGAGCAAACTTACAGAGCAACATAG GACCCTTTTTGTACCTTACTTCAAGTACTTGCTTGAAGGTTGCATACGATATCTCACTGAAGATCAAGATGCAGGTTTGCCTACTTCAACACAAAAGAGGAAAAAGGCCAAAGTTGGGGATACACATAATCGTGGAAAAGATAAAAGTTCTGTCAGCAAAGCAATGGCATTTGAGAGCACTGATTCTAAATTCCTTATATCATTGCTTCCTCTATGA